In Stigmatopora nigra isolate UIUO_SnigA chromosome 2, RoL_Snig_1.1, whole genome shotgun sequence, a single window of DNA contains:
- the LOC144209492 gene encoding ankyrin repeat and SOCS box protein 15-like — MNSYVDNVADDGDDDDLNSYNIQHDIYNTCCEIFIKTPASLALTTEVNLRVFAAIEQGDASTLKTLLKYPSAFRETDGRGWLPFHRAACRPNLEVLETILTLAGELCLETRAVEGGETALTMAVKSGLTHNVRILLEHGAQPNVVNAKNEAPLLLAAHASLYEMTTALVRHNAWVDQVCAKKRTAMHEAAQAGNVDILMLLLRNGGRANNRDINGVTPLAAAAEQGHVAIVEILLNCGSRVNSQACNGESVLLDAAGSGNTLCIQLLLDNGADPNLPSANGHLPIHKAAYSGHYETVKLLLKVTSKRAMKEVGQSPVHSAAEGGQSRCLALLLSHGFDVNYRMSALHSRNYADMRQSALYFAVSNGDADCVRQLLDAGAKPDLDPLSCLLVAVRSGHHRIVRMLIEAKADVNRYFGAVSDTLFPTALQYCLKDATMMRMLLNSGYKVEKCFLCRHDDEGCRDLDKEKIPFCDFMSLCCLAHLAGHVVQILLDYVDQVRICSKLSRILQKQPEWTHICNVLSSPRSLSHLCRLLIRRCLTLKRLNNKEIMNSLLFPPLLRNFILYRENDLLQEEQS; from the exons ATGAATTCATATGTCGACAATGTGGCTGATGATGGGGATGATGACGACCTCAACTCTTATAATATCCAGCATGACATCTACAACACATGTTGTGAGATCTTCATCAAGACGCCTGCCAG CTTAGCATTAACTACTGAGGTGAACCTTCGAGTATTTGCCGCCATCGAGCAAG GTGACGCGTCCACACTGAAGACTCTGCTGAAGTATCCGAGCGCCTTCCgggagacggacggacgcggCTGGCTTCCATTCCATCGAGCTGCCTGTCGGCCCAACCTCGAGGTCCTGGAAACCATCCTGACAT TGGCAGGTGAGCTGTGCCTGGAAACCAGAGCGGTGGAGGGCGGCGAGACAGCGCTGACCATGGCTGTGAAAAGCGGCCTCACCCACAACGTCAGGATTCTGCTGGAACATGGGGCCCAGCCTAACGTAGTCAACGCCAAGAACGAGGCACCATTGTTGCTAG CGGCACATGCATCATTGTACGAGATGACAACCGCATTGGTGCGACACAATGCTTGGGTAGATCAAGTGTGCGCCAAGAAGCGAACGGCCATGCACGAGGCGGCACAAGCCGGAAATGTCGACATTCTGATGCTGCTCCTCAGGAATGGCGGACGTGCCAACAACAGAGACATCAATGGAGTCACGCCTCTCGCGGCGGCCGCCGAGCAAGGACACGTGGCCATTGTGGAGATTCTTCTTAACTGCG gcAGCAGGGTGAACTCTCAGGCGTGTAATGGTGAAAGCGTTCTGTTGGATGCGGCTGGCTCAGGGAACACCCTCTGTATTCAGTTGTTGTTAGACAACGGCGCCGATCCAAACCTGCCTAGCGCCAATGGACATCTAcccatacacaaggctgcctaCTCAGGACACTACGA GACTGTGAAGCTCCTCCTGAAGGTGACGAGCAAGCGGGCCATGAAGGAGGTGGGCCAGAGTCCGGTGCACTCGGCAGCCGAGGGCGGACAGAGCCGCTGTTTGGCGCTGTTGCTTTCTCACGGCTTCGACGTCAACTACCGCATGAGCGCCCTCCATTCGCGGAACTACGCCGACATGCGCCAGAGTGCCCTCTACTTTGCCGTGTCCAATGGTGATGCCGATTGCGTGCGGCAGCTACTGGATGCGGGCGCAAAGCCTGACCTCGACCCGCTCAGTTGTCTGCTGGTGGCGGTACGCTCAGGTCATCACCGCATTGTGCGCATGCTGATTGAGGCCAAGGCCGACGTCAACCGATACTTTGGCGCCGTGAGCGACACGCTCTTCCCTACTGCGCTGCAATACTGCCTTAAGGATGCCACCATGATGAGAATGCTACTCAACTCCGGCTACAAGGTCGAGAAGTGCTTTCTTTGTCGCCATGACGACGAAGGCTGCCGTGACCTGGATAAGGAAAAGATACCA TTCTGCGACTTTATGAGTCTGTGCTGTCTGGCGCACTTGGCCGGCCACGTCGTTCAGATTCTTCTCGATTACGTGGATCAAGTTCGCATTTGCTCTAAACTCTCAAGAATCCTTCAGAAGCAACCCGAGTGGACTCACATTTGCAACGTTCTCA GTAGCCCTCGCTCACTGTCTCATTTGTGCCGGCTCTTGATCCGAAGATGTTTGACCCTCAAGCGATTGAACAACAAAGAGATTATGAACTCTCTACTTTTCCCTCCCCTCCTGCGGAACTTCATCTTATACCGTGAGAATGACCTTCTCCAAGAAGAACAATCGTGA